A segment of the Leclercia adecarboxylata genome:
TGGAACGCCGAGCGACGTATTCAAGGCCAGTCAGACAGTCCACTTACTGCCAAGGGCGAGGAACAGGCCCGTCAGGTTGGCGAACGCGCCAGAACACTGGGCATCACCCATATCATCGCCAGCGATTTAGGTCGCACGCGACGCACAGCAGAGATTATCGCGCAGGCCTGCGGCTGCGATGTCACTGTGGATGCTCGCCTGCGCGAGCTGGATATGGGGGTGCTGGAACAGCGCCTTATTGATACCCTGACCGAAGAGGAAGAGGCATGGCGTCGCACGCTGGTTAACGGCACTGAAGAGGGTCGCATACCGGAAGGTGAATCGATGCTGGAGCTGAGCGAGCGTATGCACGCGGCGCTGGCGGCCTGTCTGGAGCTGCCCGAGGGCAGTCGACCGCTGCTGGTCAGTCACGGTATGGCGTTAGGTTGCCTGGTCAGTACGATCCTCGGGCTGCCGGCATGGGCTGAGCGCCGCCTGCGTCTGCGTAACTGCTCGCTTTCCCGCATCGACTATCAGCAGAGTCCGTGGCTGGCGTCAGGCTGGATTGTGGAGATGGCAGGGGATATCTCGCATCTCGATGCCCCTGCGTTAGATGAGCTGCAGCGTTAACGGCGAACGGGGATCAGATATTCGCAGCGCAAATCGATTGGGCGTTCATCCGGCTTAACATCCGTTGACGGATAGTAACGCTCAATATCCTGACCTTTTCTGCGATTCAGGTTCAGCATCGGCATGCAGGTACCGTAGACCGTCATGATAAAGTCCTGCACGCCGGTTCCCAGCCCTTCATAGGTGAACATCACGTATTCACCCCCTTCCAGTACCACCGGTTTCGAGCCCTGAATATAGCCGTTGGCCATCTCAGGCGTTAACGCCGTGGTGTAGAAGACCTCCTGCTCGTCATCTTTTTCAAGGCTTGGACGCGTCTCGTTCAGGCCATAGAGCAATGGCGGAATGGCCGGGGCGTGGCTGAGGAAATCACGCCAGAACTGGACACGCATCTGATGACGAAATTCGGAGATCTGCTCCAGCGAGCAGGAGTAACTTTGGGTCGTGCCGACCAGGTGAGTTTCCGGCAGGGTGACCATTTCGTGCTTCGGCATTTCGAACTCGCCCAGACGCAGCGGCGGACGCATACCGAACGAGCTCCAGTCCGGCGAGCGGCGATAGAGCGCAGGGGTCAACGAGAACTGTTTTTTGAACGCGCGGGTAAAGGTCTGCTGCGAATCAAAGCGATACTGTAAGGCGATGTCCAGAATAGGACGCGCAGTCAGGCGAAGCGCCACGGCGGATTTGGAAAGACGACGCGCGCGGATATAGGCGCCGATAGCGTGACCGGTGACATCCTTGAACATTCTTTGTAAATGCCACTTAGAATATCCCGCTTTTGCCGCCACATTATCGAGTGACAAAGGCTGGTCCAGATGGCCTTCCAGCCAGGTAAGAAGATCGCGAATAATTCCAGCCTGATCCATATACTATCCTCATCCTTAATACAGCAGATACCCTGCTAACAGGTTAGCGGATAATAGCATTTTTTGATGTTTTAGCATTCAGTGTTTTTTTTGCGCTTAAATGCGTTTCGCCCTCTATTCCGGAAGGATATATTCTAATCCTGTGATCTTGCTGCTTTTTTTCATATGATTGTTGAATAATGACTCAGTGCAATTTTTAAATATGGTAACAATATGAAATACAAGACATTGATCCTCACCACGCTGCTGTTATTAACCGGTCATGCCGCGCAGGCAGAAGAAATTGGTTCCGTTGATACCGTATTTAAGGTTTTCGGGCCTGACCATAAAATTGTCGTTGAAGCCTTTGACGATCCCGATGTGAAAAACGTCACCTGCTATATCAGCCGGGCGAAAACTGGCGGTATCAAAGGCGGACTGGGGCTGGCGGAAGACACTTCCG
Coding sequences within it:
- the gpmB gene encoding 2,3-diphosphoglycerate-dependent phosphoglycerate mutase GpmB — encoded protein: MLQVYLVRHGETQWNAERRIQGQSDSPLTAKGEEQARQVGERARTLGITHIIASDLGRTRRTAEIIAQACGCDVTVDARLRELDMGVLEQRLIDTLTEEEEAWRRTLVNGTEEGRIPEGESMLELSERMHAALAACLELPEGSRPLLVSHGMALGCLVSTILGLPAWAERRLRLRNCSLSRIDYQQSPWLASGWIVEMAGDISHLDAPALDELQR
- the robA gene encoding MDR efflux pump AcrAB transcriptional activator RobA gives rise to the protein MDQAGIIRDLLTWLEGHLDQPLSLDNVAAKAGYSKWHLQRMFKDVTGHAIGAYIRARRLSKSAVALRLTARPILDIALQYRFDSQQTFTRAFKKQFSLTPALYRRSPDWSSFGMRPPLRLGEFEMPKHEMVTLPETHLVGTTQSYSCSLEQISEFRHQMRVQFWRDFLSHAPAIPPLLYGLNETRPSLEKDDEQEVFYTTALTPEMANGYIQGSKPVVLEGGEYVMFTYEGLGTGVQDFIMTVYGTCMPMLNLNRRKGQDIERYYPSTDVKPDERPIDLRCEYLIPVRR